AAGGTCGATAACGCCGACGAATTTTTCTGCCTCACCCCAGGGAATGTTTATGGGCACGGCATTAGCACCAAGCCTTTCGCGCATCATCTCCACCGCACGCTCGAAATCGGCGCCTGCTCTATCCATTTTGTTCACGAAAGCCAACCGAGGAACCCCATACCTGTTAGCCTGTCGCCATATCGTTTCTGTCTGCGGCTCAACGCCACCTACCGAGCAAAGAATTATAACAGCTCCGTCGAGCACCCGAAGTGACCTCTCAACTTCGACCGTGAAGTCCACATGACCAGGGGTATCGATAAGGTTTATCATACAATCTCGCCAGAAAAGAGTCGTTGCAGCGGCAGTTATGGTTATACCGCGCTCCTTTTCCTGGTCCATCCAGTCCATTTGCGCGGTTCCCTCGTCAACCTTTCCCATCCTGTGTATTTTACCTGCATAGTAGAGGATGCATTCGGTCGTCGTGGTCTTACCTGCATCGATGTGAGCAGCAAGACCTATATTGCGAATCTTTTTTATGTCGTATGTATTCGGAACTTCTTCCATGGTGCTCCATAAATAAAAAGGCGACCCCGTTTTTGGAGTCGCCCTGCCCAGTTTATATTAAAAATCACCATCGGTAATGGGCGAACGCCCTATTGGCTTCCGCCATCTTAAGTGTATCTTCTTTTTTCTTTATTGCGCCACCAGTGTTGTTTGCCGCATCTATTATTTCAGCGGCGAGTTTCTGCGTCATACCGTGCTCGTGGCGCATTTTTGCGTGCTGAATGATCCACCGAATAGCGAGGGATATTTGCCTGTCAGGTCGCACTTCCACGGGCACCTGATATGTCGCTCCGCCGACACGCCTTGAACGAACCTCAAGCTGTGGGCGGACATTCTGGATTGCGCGCTCAAAAATGTCTATACCTCGTTTGCCAGTTTTTTGCTCAATAAGGTCGAGCGCATCGTAAAAAATT
This window of the bacterium genome carries:
- the rpsG gene encoding 30S ribosomal protein S7, translated to MPRRRRAQKRQLPPDHRYGSVLVTRFINSLMRRGKKTVAQRIFYDALDLIEQKTGKRGIDIFERAIQNVRPQLEVRSRRVGGATYQVPVEVRPDRQISLAIRWIIQHAKMRHEHGMTQKLAAEIIDAANNTGGAIKKKEDTLKMAEANRAFAHYRW